A stretch of Fusarium poae strain DAOMC 252244 chromosome 2, whole genome shotgun sequence DNA encodes these proteins:
- a CDS encoding hypothetical protein (BUSCO:25909at5125) → MASVRTLRSLARPVVARQWRPAVTLPAIQSRLHSSKHPKGFEAPSNEELDELRERVQEFTRREITEEVAAKTDKTNAFPAEMWQKLGEAGFLGITADEDIGGLAMGYQAHIIVMEELSRASGSIGLSYAAHSQLCVNQLQLNGSPEQKKKYLPGLIAGTSVGALAMSESGAGSDVVSMRTTAKAVDGGYVLNGSKMWITNGPDADFIVVYAKTEPEKASKGMTAFIVDTKTEGFSCARKLDKMGMRGSNTGELMFDGVFVPTENVLGKVNGGVRVLMEGLDLERLVLSAGPLGIMQAALDVTLPFTHQRKQFGQPIAHNQLLQGKLADMYTKLQASRSYTYATAKAVDENGIIRTQDCAGAILYAAERATECTLDCIQLLGGMGYVEEMPASRLLRDAKLYEIGAGTSEIRRMVIGRAFNKEYAQA, encoded by the exons AACTCTCCCCGCTATCCAGTCACGATTGCACTCATCCAAACACCCCAAAGGCTTCGAGGCCCCATCAAATGAAGAGCTTGATGAGTTGAGAGAGCGGGTGCAAGAATTTACGCGCCGCGAAATCACAGAGGAGGTGGCGGCAAAGACAGACAAGACAAATGCCTTCCCAGCAGAGATGTGGCAAAAACTGGGCGAAGCTGGCTTCCTCGGTATCACAGCAGATGAGGATATCGGAGGTCTCGCCATGGGCTATCAGGCGCACATTATCGTCATGGAGGAGCTATCACGAGCCTCTGGATCTATCGGTCTCAGCTACGCGGCACACTCACAGCTGTGCGTCAACCAGCTACAGCTCAATGGTTCACCCGAGCAGAAGAAAAAGTACCTACCCGGTCTTATCGCAGGCACAAGTGTCGGCGCGCTGGCCATGTCTGAGTCCGGCGCTGGAAGCGACGTTGTCAGCATGcgaacaacagcaaaggcCGTGGACGGTGGATATGTTCTGAACGGATCCAAGATGTGGATCACCAACGGACCTGACGCCGACTTTATCGTTGTCTACGCAAAGACAGAACCAGAAAAGGCTTCAAAGGGCATGACGGCCTTTATCGTGGACACGAAAACCGAGGGCTTCAGCTGTGCTCGTAAGCTCGACAAGATGGGCATGCGCGGTAGCAACACCGGCGAGCTCATGTTCGATGGTGTTTTTGTTCCCACAGAGAACGTCCTCGGCAAGGTTAACGGAGGTGTGCGAGTGTTGATGGAGGGCCTTGACTTGGAGCGACTGGTATTGAGTGCTGGACCCCTGGGTATCATGCAGGCTGCGCTCGACGTCACGCTGCCCTTCACACACCAGCGCAAACAGTTTGGTCAACCTATTGCGCACAACCAGCTCCTCCAGGGCAAGCTAGCAGACATGTACACCAAGCTCCAGGCTTCTCGTTCTTACACCTATGCAACAGCTAAGGCGGTAGACGAGAACGGCATAATCCGCACCCAGGACTGCGCGGGAGCTATCTTGTATGCCGCAGAGCGAGCGACTGAATGCACACTTGATTGCATTCAACTTCTGGGCGGAATGGGATATGTTGAGGAGATGCCTGCATCAAGATTACTTCGAGA TGCCAAGCTATATGAGATTGGAGCCGGTACTTCCGAGATCAGACGTATGGTCATTGGCAGAGCCTTCAACAAAGAGTATGCGCAAGCATAA